One region of Flavobacterium pisciphilum genomic DNA includes:
- the gap gene encoding type I glyceraldehyde-3-phosphate dehydrogenase: MSKVKLGINGFGRIGRIVFRESFNRDNVEVVAINDLLDVDHLAYLLKYDSVHGRFNGTVEVKEGKLFVNGNHIRVTAEREPANLKWNEVNVDVVAECTGFFTTIETANAHITGGAKKVIISAPSADAPMFVMGVNHETAKASDTVVSNASCTTNCLAPLAKVIHDNFEIVEALMTTVHATTSTQMTTDGPSRKDWRGGRAANLNIIPSSTGAAKAVGKVIPSLNGKLTGMSMRVPTADVSVVDLTVKVAKETSYEEIMAVLKKASETTMKGILGYTEDLVVSQDFISDPRTSIVDAHAGIGLNSTFFKLVSWYDNEYGYSSKLIDLSVHIAGLK, encoded by the coding sequence ATGTCAAAAGTAAAATTAGGAATAAACGGATTTGGAAGAATTGGAAGAATTGTCTTTAGAGAATCTTTCAATAGAGATAATGTAGAGGTAGTAGCAATCAATGATTTGCTTGATGTAGATCATTTAGCCTATTTATTAAAATACGATTCAGTTCACGGTCGTTTCAACGGAACTGTAGAAGTAAAAGAAGGAAAACTTTTTGTAAACGGAAATCATATCCGTGTAACTGCAGAAAGAGAGCCAGCTAACTTAAAATGGAACGAAGTAAATGTAGATGTTGTTGCTGAATGTACTGGTTTCTTTACAACTATCGAAACTGCAAATGCTCACATCACTGGTGGTGCTAAAAAAGTAATTATTTCTGCTCCATCTGCAGATGCTCCAATGTTTGTAATGGGAGTAAACCACGAAACAGCAAAAGCTTCAGATACTGTAGTTTCTAATGCTTCATGTACTACAAACTGTTTAGCTCCATTAGCTAAAGTTATCCATGATAATTTTGAAATCGTTGAAGCTTTAATGACAACTGTACACGCAACTACTTCAACTCAAATGACAACTGATGGTCCTTCTAGAAAAGACTGGAGAGGTGGACGTGCTGCAAACTTAAATATCATTCCTTCATCTACAGGTGCTGCAAAAGCTGTTGGAAAAGTTATCCCATCATTGAATGGAAAACTAACAGGTATGTCTATGCGTGTTCCTACTGCTGACGTTTCTGTAGTAGATTTAACTGTAAAAGTTGCTAAAGAAACTTCTTACGAAGAAATTATGGCAGTTTTGAAAAAAGCTTCAGAAACTACAATGAAAGGTATCTTAGGATATACTGAAGATTTAGTAGTATCTCAAGATTTTATTTCTGATCCTAGAACTTCTATTGTAGATGCTCACGCTGGAATTGGATTAAATTCTACTTTCTTTAAATTAGTATCTTGGTATGATAATGAGTACGGATACTCTAGCAAATTAATTGATTTATCTGTGCATATCGCAGGTCTTAAATAA
- the pfkA gene encoding 6-phosphofructokinase — protein MPKTIKKVGVLTSGGDSPGMNAAIRSVVRTCAYHNIECIGIYRGYQGMIEGDFKEMGPRSVNNIVNKGGTILKSARSLEFKTPEGRKKAHENLLKAGIDAFVVIGGDGSFTGGLLFNSEYNFPIMGIPGTIDNDIFGTSHTLGYDTALNTVVDCIDKIRDTASSHNRLFFVEVMGRDAGHIALNAGIGAGAEEILIPEEDLGLERLLESLQKSKASGKSSSIVVIAEGDKIGKNVFELKDYVEANLPEYDVRVSVLGHMQRGGSPSCFDRVLASRLGVKAVESLLEGKSNYMVGLQSDKVTLTPLEQAIKGKTEIDRELLRVSDIMST, from the coding sequence ATGCCAAAAACAATAAAAAAAGTTGGTGTTCTTACATCAGGAGGAGATTCACCAGGAATGAATGCAGCCATTCGATCAGTAGTTCGAACTTGTGCTTATCATAACATCGAATGTATCGGAATTTATAGAGGCTATCAAGGAATGATTGAAGGTGACTTCAAAGAGATGGGACCTCGAAGTGTAAATAATATTGTAAATAAAGGAGGAACGATTTTAAAATCGGCTCGTTCATTGGAATTTAAGACTCCCGAAGGTAGAAAGAAAGCACACGAAAATCTTCTAAAAGCAGGAATTGATGCTTTTGTAGTAATAGGAGGTGACGGAAGTTTTACCGGAGGTCTATTATTCAACTCAGAATATAATTTCCCAATCATGGGAATCCCAGGAACTATAGATAATGACATTTTTGGAACGAGTCATACTTTAGGATATGATACGGCTCTAAATACAGTTGTGGATTGTATTGATAAAATACGTGATACAGCGAGTTCTCATAACCGCTTGTTTTTTGTAGAGGTAATGGGAAGAGATGCTGGTCATATCGCTCTTAATGCTGGAATCGGTGCAGGAGCAGAAGAAATTCTTATTCCAGAAGAAGATTTAGGTTTAGAAAGATTATTAGAATCTCTTCAAAAAAGTAAAGCTTCAGGAAAATCATCAAGTATTGTTGTTATTGCAGAAGGAGATAAAATTGGTAAAAATGTATTCGAATTAAAAGATTATGTTGAAGCTAATTTACCAGAATACGATGTTAGAGTTTCTGTATTAGGACATATGCAAAGAGGAGGTTCACCTTCTTGTTTTGATAGAGTACTAGCAAGTAGATTGGGTGTAAAAGCGGTAGAATCTTTACTTGAAGGAAAATCAAATTATATGGTTGGTTTACAAAGTGACAAAGTAACATTAACACCTTTGGAACAGGCTATTAAAGGTAAAACTGAGATAGATAGAGAATTGCTACGCGTTTCAGATATCATGTCTACATAA
- a CDS encoding N-acetylglucosamine kinase: MKLIVDSGSTKADWIAIDDNGKILFTTQTLGLNPEILDGDEVVTRLNDRFDILQNKNTATHLFFYGAGCGTDRMKITLSQIFQEYFVNAIIEVHEDTYAAVYATTPKGEKAIVSILGTGSNCSYFDGKQLYQKVQSLGYIAMDDCSGNVFGKELIRKYYFNKMPQELAVEFAKEYNMDPDFIKNKLYKEPNPNAYLATFAKFLIKHKDSEFCRKIIFKGMKSFVKNYIKQFDNCKEVPIHFVGSIAYYLKDELQETFDKYELQLGNVLRRPIDGLIAYHISNK, encoded by the coding sequence ATGAAATTAATAGTTGATAGTGGATCTACTAAAGCAGATTGGATAGCAATTGATGATAATGGCAAGATATTATTCACAACACAAACCTTAGGATTAAATCCTGAAATTCTTGATGGTGACGAAGTCGTAACTCGATTAAATGACCGTTTTGATATTTTACAAAATAAAAATACAGCTACACATTTGTTCTTTTACGGAGCAGGCTGTGGTACAGATAGAATGAAAATCACGCTATCTCAAATTTTTCAAGAATATTTCGTTAATGCAATTATTGAAGTTCATGAAGATACATATGCAGCAGTATATGCTACTACTCCAAAAGGAGAGAAAGCAATTGTTAGTATCTTAGGAACAGGTTCTAATTGTAGTTATTTTGATGGTAAGCAATTATATCAAAAAGTACAATCATTAGGCTATATTGCTATGGACGATTGTAGTGGTAATGTTTTTGGAAAAGAATTAATTAGAAAGTATTACTTTAATAAAATGCCTCAGGAATTGGCTGTTGAATTCGCAAAAGAATACAATATGGATCCAGATTTTATTAAAAACAAATTATATAAAGAACCAAATCCTAATGCTTATTTGGCTACTTTTGCTAAGTTCTTAATCAAACATAAAGATTCTGAGTTTTGTAGAAAAATCATCTTTAAAGGGATGAAATCATTTGTTAAGAATTACATCAAACAATTTGATAATTGCAAAGAAGTGCCAATTCATTTTGTAGGTTCAATTGCTTACTATTTAAAAGATGAATTGCAAGAGACTTTTGATAAATACGAATTGCAATTAGGTAATGTTTTAAGACGTCCAATCGATGGTCTTATTGCATATCATATTTCTAATAAATAA
- a CDS encoding methylglyoxal synthase, with the protein MEIAIIAHDGKKADMVQFLNKNKTLLLKENIKLIATGTTGSKATNAGFKVKKMLSGPMGGDAQIAARVAEGKTQMVFFFKDPLASHAHEVDINMLIRVCDVHNVPLATNEASAQLLLNAIALEL; encoded by the coding sequence ATGGAGATTGCTATTATAGCCCATGATGGAAAGAAAGCAGACATGGTTCAGTTTTTAAATAAAAATAAAACGCTCCTACTTAAGGAAAATATTAAACTTATCGCAACAGGAACTACTGGAAGTAAGGCCACAAATGCTGGTTTTAAAGTTAAAAAAATGCTTTCAGGTCCTATGGGTGGGGATGCTCAAATTGCTGCAAGAGTAGCTGAGGGTAAAACACAAATGGTATTCTTTTTTAAGGACCCACTTGCCAGCCACGCTCATGAAGTTGATATTAATATGTTAATCCGTGTTTGTGATGTACATAATGTACCGTTAGCAACCAACGAAGCTTCTGCACAGTTGTTATTAAATGCCATCGCGTTAGAATTGTAA
- a CDS encoding RidA family protein — protein sequence MKKIIFTENAPAPIGPYNQAVLKNDTLYASGQIAINPQSGELITDNILDETKQVMQNIAAILEAADMTFEHIVKATIFIMDMNNFAAINGVYGSYFDEKTAPARETVQVACLPKNVNVEISIIAIR from the coding sequence ATGAAAAAAATCATATTTACCGAAAATGCTCCAGCTCCAATTGGTCCGTACAACCAAGCTGTTTTAAAGAACGATACTCTTTATGCATCTGGTCAAATTGCAATTAATCCTCAATCCGGAGAATTAATTACAGATAACATTCTTGATGAGACAAAACAAGTAATGCAAAACATAGCTGCTATACTAGAAGCTGCAGATATGACTTTTGAACATATAGTAAAAGCAACCATCTTCATCATGGATATGAATAATTTTGCAGCTATAAACGGTGTATACGGATCTTATTTTGACGAAAAAACGGCTCCTGCTCGCGAAACTGTTCAAGTAGCTTGTTTACCAAAAAACGTAAACGTAGAGATTTCTATAATTGCAATACGATAA
- a CDS encoding translocation/assembly module TamB domain-containing protein — protein sequence MLVLAIALSLPVVQTKIASYITDSLNSDFGTHISVDKVSVSVFGGVKLRKVLIMDHHKDTLIYSDLIKTNILGVKRVLDGDLIFGEIRLTRLLFNLKTYKNEKQTNLDVFIHSFETGKPTAPSAKKFLLTAKDAYITNGHFILTDENRVVPKDVDFTKLNAHISDFKLHGPDVSTRIHKLSFLDHRGLYVANLTSRFSYTKKQMKLEKLSILTKYSKIYGAAILNYHIEDFAKFTDKVQFDVALDSANIGSNDIRYFYKELGKDQYFRVKSKIEGTLNDLNLKRLTLTDLHKSNIVGNINFKNLFGKNGQEFLMNGKFDKLSSSYDNLVVLLPNVLGKKLPKELKRIGKFTIDGKAKVSKTALDVDFYMTTDLGNGLVDLNMNNIDFIDKASYSGNIVLENFDVGTLLSRKDIGKTTLNIDVDGKGFTDKYLNTVIKGDVQKFNYNNYTYSNIVLNGNFKLPHYKGKLSVNDPNLNMTFDGLIDLSRRDSKYDFHINVENADLNKLKFIKDSVSVFKGDVVVQVSGNTIENLQGDVSINDAVYQNTKSTYVFDKVNVSSVFDADKIRTITINSTDVVNGVIVGKYKFNQLENLVTNSVGSLYANYKPLKVSKGQFLRFDFTIYNKIIEIFYPDIELATNTVVRGKIDADKQEFKLKFNSPQIKAAQNTFDNIRVAVDNKNPLYNTYIELDSIKTKYYKVRDFSLINVTMKDTLFVRSEFKGGSKGEDYFNFNLYHTIDKNKNNIVGINKSELKFKDYMWYLNEKDEPDNQIVFDKKFKNFDIDNIILSHENQQIELVGQIKEGDYKDLKLSFKDVDLNKITPTNDKLVLNGDINGEINFKQRKNVFQPTASIQINKLNVNKTDLGALNFNIVGDENLRKFTINSTVENDKSELFKLFGSFEIINKETILDLQLKFDTFNLASLSTLGGDVLSNIRGYVSGNAAIIGNLKRPDVNGRLYLDKAGMTIPYLNIDYQLSDKTIVDVTDEKFLLRNNTITDTKYGTKGILNGSIEHNNFTDWKLDLDISSKRLLALDTKDSEDAAYFGTAFINGRATIKGLTSALFIKVDAKSEKGTSVKIPINDAQTMSDNNFIHFITAKEKYNLANGIVENTKNYNGLELEFDFDITPDAEVEVILDRNSGHGMKGKGFGSLLFKINTLGKFNMWGDFQAYEGTYNFKYGGLIDKKFVVRKGGSITWEGNPMKAQLNLEAVYKTSANPAVLLENSSFSKKVPVEVVIGIRGDLTSPEPDFNIDFPTVSNVLKSEIQYKLVDKDVRQTQALYLLSSGGFLSPEGVSQSDFSSSLFETASNLLGGIIHSDSDKIDIGFTYTSADRRLGQEADGQFAATISSQINERITINGKVGVPVGGINESAIVGDVEVQYRVNEDGTMNLRLFNRENDINYIGQGVGYTQGMGISYEVDFDTFKELVNKIFKSHKLERAIKGSNSHDDFQDSSINPDYIDFSKSKKTDKKEKEKVKPNNQGLVPEED from the coding sequence TTGTTAGTATTGGCTATCGCATTGTCTTTACCAGTGGTTCAGACCAAAATTGCAAGTTATATTACGGATTCATTAAACTCAGATTTTGGTACTCATATATCAGTTGATAAAGTTTCTGTAAGTGTTTTTGGTGGCGTAAAACTTAGAAAAGTTTTAATAATGGATCACCATAAAGATACTTTAATCTATTCTGATTTAATTAAAACAAATATTTTAGGAGTCAAGAGAGTTCTTGATGGTGATTTGATTTTCGGTGAAATTCGTTTGACAAGGTTATTGTTTAACTTAAAAACCTATAAAAATGAAAAGCAAACCAACCTTGATGTGTTTATTCATTCATTCGAAACAGGAAAGCCAACAGCTCCTTCTGCTAAAAAATTCTTGCTTACTGCAAAGGATGCCTATATTACCAATGGACATTTTATTTTAACCGACGAGAATCGAGTAGTTCCAAAAGATGTCGATTTTACAAAATTAAATGCACATATAAGCGATTTTAAGCTTCATGGGCCAGATGTAAGTACAAGGATTCATAAGTTATCATTTTTAGATCATAGAGGTTTGTATGTTGCTAATCTAACCTCAAGATTTAGCTATACTAAAAAGCAAATGAAGCTTGAAAAGTTATCTATCTTGACTAAATATTCTAAAATATATGGAGCAGCTATATTAAACTACCATATTGAGGATTTTGCTAAGTTTACTGATAAAGTTCAGTTTGATGTTGCTTTAGATTCTGCTAATATAGGTTCAAATGATATTCGTTATTTTTATAAAGAGTTAGGTAAAGACCAATATTTCCGTGTGAAATCAAAAATTGAAGGGACTTTAAATGATTTGAATCTTAAACGACTTACGTTAACTGATTTGCATAAATCCAATATCGTTGGGAATATTAATTTTAAAAATCTTTTTGGAAAAAACGGACAAGAGTTTCTCATGAATGGAAAATTCGACAAGCTCTCTTCTAGTTATGATAATCTGGTAGTTTTATTGCCAAATGTTTTAGGGAAAAAATTGCCCAAAGAATTAAAGCGAATAGGGAAATTCACGATAGACGGTAAGGCAAAAGTATCTAAAACTGCATTGGATGTCGATTTCTATATGACAACCGATTTAGGAAATGGTCTTGTTGATTTGAATATGAATAATATCGATTTTATTGATAAAGCTTCTTATTCAGGAAATATTGTTTTAGAAAATTTTGATGTAGGTACTTTATTAAGCCGAAAGGATATTGGAAAAACAACACTAAATATTGATGTCGATGGAAAAGGATTTACAGATAAATATTTAAATACAGTTATAAAAGGAGATGTTCAGAAATTTAATTACAATAACTATACTTATAGTAATATTGTCTTAAATGGTAATTTTAAATTGCCACATTATAAAGGGAAGCTTTCTGTAAACGACCCTAACTTGAATATGACCTTTGATGGTTTGATAGATTTAAGCAGAAGAGATAGTAAATATGATTTTCATATTAATGTCGAAAATGCCGATTTAAATAAACTTAAATTCATTAAAGATTCAGTATCTGTTTTTAAAGGAGATGTTGTGGTTCAGGTTTCTGGAAATACAATTGAAAACCTTCAAGGGGATGTTAGTATTAATGATGCCGTTTATCAAAATACAAAATCTACTTATGTTTTTGATAAAGTTAATGTTAGTTCAGTTTTTGATGCAGATAAAATACGTACCATAACAATAAATTCTACGGATGTTGTTAATGGGGTAATCGTAGGTAAATATAAATTTAATCAATTAGAAAATTTAGTTACCAATTCTGTAGGTAGCTTGTATGCTAATTACAAGCCATTGAAGGTAAGTAAAGGGCAGTTTCTGCGTTTTGATTTTACTATTTACAATAAAATTATTGAGATTTTTTATCCAGATATTGAACTTGCAACTAATACAGTTGTAAGGGGTAAAATTGATGCCGATAAACAAGAGTTTAAGCTTAAGTTTAATTCGCCTCAAATTAAAGCTGCACAAAATACTTTTGATAATATAAGAGTAGCAGTAGACAATAAAAACCCTTTGTATAACACCTATATAGAGCTTGATAGTATTAAAACAAAATACTATAAGGTGCGTGATTTTAGTTTGATTAATGTAACCATGAAGGATACTTTATTTGTAAGATCAGAATTTAAAGGAGGTTCTAAAGGAGAAGATTATTTTAATTTCAATTTATATCATACTATTGATAAGAATAAAAATAATATTGTTGGAATTAATAAATCGGAGTTGAAGTTCAAAGATTATATGTGGTATCTGAATGAGAAAGATGAACCAGACAATCAGATCGTTTTTGATAAAAAATTTAAAAATTTTGATATCGACAATATTATTCTGTCTCATGAAAACCAGCAAATAGAATTGGTAGGACAAATAAAAGAGGGCGATTATAAAGACTTGAAATTAAGCTTTAAAGATGTAGACCTTAATAAAATCACACCTACTAATGATAAACTTGTTCTAAATGGTGATATCAATGGTGAGATTAACTTTAAGCAAAGGAAGAATGTTTTTCAGCCAACGGCTTCAATTCAAATAAATAAATTGAATGTAAATAAGACTGATTTAGGTGCTTTGAATTTTAATATTGTTGGAGATGAAAATCTTAGAAAGTTTACAATAAATTCAACTGTAGAAAATGATAAATCAGAGTTGTTTAAGTTGTTTGGAAGCTTTGAAATTATCAATAAAGAAACCATACTCGATTTACAGTTAAAATTTGACACATTTAATTTAGCTTCTCTCAGTACTTTGGGAGGAGATGTATTGTCGAATATTAGAGGATATGTCTCAGGAAATGCGGCTATAATTGGAAATTTAAAAAGACCAGATGTAAACGGACGTTTGTATTTGGACAAAGCAGGAATGACAATTCCTTATTTAAATATAGATTACCAATTAAGTGATAAGACAATTGTTGATGTAACTGATGAAAAGTTTTTATTAAGAAATAATACAATCACGGATACTAAATATGGCACCAAAGGGATTTTAAACGGTTCTATAGAGCATAATAATTTTACTGATTGGAAATTAGATCTGGATATTAGTTCGAAAAGATTATTAGCATTAGATACTAAAGATAGTGAAGATGCAGCTTATTTTGGTACAGCATTCATCAATGGTAGAGCAACTATTAAAGGGTTGACTTCGGCTTTGTTTATTAAAGTTGATGCAAAATCAGAAAAAGGAACATCAGTGAAGATTCCGATTAATGATGCACAAACCATGAGTGATAATAATTTTATTCATTTTATTACTGCTAAAGAAAAATATAACCTTGCAAATGGAATTGTCGAAAACACAAAAAACTATAATGGTCTTGAACTAGAGTTTGATTTTGATATAACGCCTGATGCCGAGGTAGAAGTGATCTTAGATAGAAATTCAGGACATGGAATGAAAGGAAAAGGATTTGGATCGCTATTATTTAAAATAAACACACTTGGTAAGTTTAATATGTGGGGAGATTTCCAAGCATATGAGGGTACTTATAATTTTAAATATGGTGGATTAATTGATAAGAAGTTTGTAGTAAGAAAAGGAGGTTCGATTACATGGGAAGGTAACCCTATGAAAGCGCAGTTAAATCTTGAAGCAGTTTATAAAACATCTGCAAATCCAGCAGTATTGTTAGAGAATTCTTCTTTTAGTAAAAAAGTACCTGTAGAGGTGGTTATTGGTATTCGTGGGGATTTAACAAGCCCAGAACCTGACTTTAATATCGATTTCCCAACAGTAAGTAATGTGTTGAAGTCTGAGATTCAATATAAATTAGTAGATAAAGATGTTCGACAAACACAAGCGCTTTATTTGCTGTCTTCAGGAGGGTTCTTGAGTCCTGAGGGGGTTAGTCAATCTGATTTTTCGAGCAGTTTGTTTGAAACAGCTAGTAATTTATTAGGAGGGATAATTCATTCAGATAGCGATAAGATTGATATTGGCTTTACATATACTTCAGCCGACAGAAGGCTTGGTCAGGAGGCTGACGGTCAATTTGCAGCAACAATTTCATCTCAAATAAATGAGAGAATTACCATAAACGGAAAGGTAGGAGTACCAGTAGGAGGAATTAACGAATCGGCAATTGTTGGAGATGTCGAGGTACAATATAGAGTTAATGAAGACGGAACTATGAACTTGCGTCTGTTTAATAGAGAAAATGATATTAATTATATAGGTCAAGGAGTTGGTTATACTCAAGGTATGGGTATTTCTTATGAAGTTGATTTTGATACTTTTAAAGAGTTAGTGAATAAAATCTTTAAAAGTCATAAATTAGAACGTGCTATCAAGGGGTCAAACTCCCATGATGATTTTCAGGATTCGTCTATAAATCCTGATTATATTGATTTCTCAAAATCAAAAAAAACGGATAAAAAAGAAAAAGAAAAGGTAAAACCAAACAATCAGGGATTAGTTCCTGAAGAAGATTAG
- a CDS encoding putative LPS assembly protein LptD yields the protein MTCQKTSHIFTKIVFKPLHTNLFNIVLLSFFLTLGCGNIYSQDTNKKKKATSANKQPDSTKITTIDSIKVDSIKIDSIKPKKAFLDGKVKYKAKDYAKIDQKRKLITLYNEAELYYQDVELKSGIIVLDYEKNEVYAGRLKDSAGVYTQYPNFKQGPSAVEPDSIRFNFKTQKALIWNSRSEQGEFRIKASITKKENDSVYFLKGARFTTAKDVDNPEYYFQTNKVKFIPGKKVITGLTNMVIADVPTPIALPFAYFPMSSEKSVSGLILPSYNDSNTRGFSLQNGGYYFALSDNYDLTVLGDYYTNGSYAMRFESAYAKRYKYRGNVNVRFENLISSERGYPDYTRQNIYNIQWTHSKDTKASPNSSFSASVNMGSSKYFKQSINQANIGSNLNNTLSSSVSYSKTFNTLPQIRTSLTATHSQNTQTEVINMTLPTLEASVDRIYPFVGKNGVKKGFIKNINFQYNLSGKNSIVTTDSLFFKPQMFDDAKIGARHSIPISTNFKLFKYFSASTTANYQEVWQTKTISRSYNTEQSKVVDKVVNGFDAYRTYSFSSSLGTTIYGTFNFGEDKKIKSIRHVMRPSVSYGYTPSFEKYYDTYASDATGTIIKEYSRFEGGIFGAPGNSNSNIIGFDLSNTFEAKVTDRDSTKTEPKKIMLLNNLNFSTSYNFNADGISSFAWQPLRVSGGTQLLDNKMNVNFGATLNPYAIDNSGKQINTFNINNGGSLFRMTSANMTLNYSISNKEKNKKDDSNNQNTRNGGREDDLFGRSTDLNDTRKSQFDGSEEEDNEITEFFNAKLPWDMTLAYSLTYGNTARENKIIGNSIMISANMDITPKWKGGISTGYDFVQKGVTFTQLRFERDLLSWRMDFNWTPIGPYSNWNFFIGIKSGVLSDIKWNKRSTINR from the coding sequence TTGACATGTCAAAAAACAAGCCATATTTTTACAAAAATAGTATTTAAACCTTTGCATACAAACTTATTTAATATCGTTTTATTATCATTTTTCCTAACATTAGGATGTGGTAATATATATTCACAAGACACGAACAAAAAAAAGAAAGCTACAAGCGCTAATAAACAGCCAGATAGCACCAAAATCACAACTATAGACTCCATAAAGGTAGATAGTATAAAGATAGATAGCATAAAACCCAAAAAAGCTTTTTTGGATGGCAAAGTGAAATACAAAGCCAAGGATTATGCTAAGATTGATCAAAAGCGAAAGCTTATTACTTTATATAATGAAGCGGAGTTATACTACCAAGATGTTGAACTAAAGTCAGGCATCATTGTTCTAGATTACGAAAAAAATGAAGTTTACGCAGGTCGTCTAAAAGATTCTGCAGGTGTCTATACCCAATATCCCAATTTCAAACAAGGTCCAAGTGCCGTTGAACCAGACTCTATTCGGTTTAATTTTAAAACACAAAAAGCTTTAATCTGGAATTCTAGATCTGAACAAGGTGAGTTTAGAATAAAAGCTAGCATTACGAAAAAAGAGAATGACTCTGTGTACTTCTTAAAAGGGGCACGTTTCACTACTGCAAAGGATGTTGATAATCCTGAATACTACTTTCAAACAAACAAAGTTAAATTCATACCTGGAAAAAAAGTAATTACTGGCTTAACTAATATGGTAATTGCCGATGTACCTACTCCTATTGCTTTACCGTTTGCTTATTTCCCTATGTCTTCTGAAAAAAGTGTTTCTGGTTTAATTCTACCAAGTTACAACGACTCTAATACCAGAGGATTCTCATTACAAAATGGTGGTTATTATTTTGCTTTAAGCGATAATTATGATTTAACTGTTTTAGGAGATTATTATACTAACGGAAGTTATGCCATGCGATTTGAATCGGCATATGCAAAAAGATATAAATATAGAGGTAACGTGAATGTTCGTTTTGAAAATTTAATATCTAGCGAAAGAGGATATCCTGATTATACTAGACAAAACATATACAACATTCAATGGACGCACTCTAAAGATACAAAAGCAAGTCCTAATTCTAGTTTTTCTGCTTCTGTGAATATGGGTAGTAGTAAATATTTTAAGCAATCTATCAACCAAGCTAATATAGGTTCTAACTTAAACAACACATTAAGTTCTTCTGTTTCTTACAGTAAAACCTTTAATACGTTACCACAAATACGTACTTCGTTAACTGCTACGCATTCTCAAAACACACAAACTGAAGTTATTAATATGACTTTACCAACATTAGAAGCGAGTGTTGATAGAATTTATCCTTTCGTAGGGAAAAATGGAGTTAAAAAAGGATTCATTAAAAACATTAACTTTCAGTATAACCTAAGTGGTAAAAATAGCATTGTAACAACTGATTCTCTATTTTTTAAACCTCAAATGTTTGATGATGCCAAAATTGGAGCTAGACACAGCATTCCTATAAGTACTAACTTTAAATTATTCAAATATTTTAGTGCTAGTACAACTGCAAATTACCAAGAAGTATGGCAAACAAAAACAATCAGTAGATCATACAATACCGAGCAAAGCAAGGTAGTTGATAAGGTTGTAAATGGTTTTGATGCTTACAGAACCTATTCATTTAGCTCTAGCCTTGGTACTACTATTTATGGTACTTTTAATTTTGGTGAAGACAAAAAAATAAAATCTATTCGCCACGTAATGCGTCCGTCTGTTTCTTATGGATATACACCTAGTTTCGAGAAATATTATGACACCTATGCTTCTGATGCTACAGGAACCATAATTAAAGAATACAGCCGTTTTGAAGGAGGTATTTTTGGAGCTCCAGGTAATAGTAACTCTAATATAATAGGATTTGATTTGAGCAATACTTTTGAAGCAAAAGTTACTGATAGAGACAGTACAAAAACAGAACCTAAAAAAATAATGTTACTTAACAACTTAAACTTCTCTACAAGTTACAACTTTAATGCCGATGGGATTTCTTCATTTGCATGGCAACCTTTGAGAGTTAGTGGAGGAACACAGCTTCTTGACAATAAAATGAATGTCAATTTTGGAGCTACATTAAATCCTTACGCTATAGATAATTCTGGAAAACAGATAAATACTTTTAATATTAATAATGGTGGAAGTTTATTTAGAATGACTAGTGCAAATATGACATTGAACTACTCTATTTCTAATAAAGAAAAAAACAAAAAAGACGATTCTAACAACCAAAACACAAGAAATGGTGGTCGTGAAGATGATTTATTCGGAAGAAGCACCGATTTAAATGACACTCGTAAAAGCCAATTTGACGGTTCTGAAGAAGAAGACAATGAAATAACTGAATTCTTCAATGCAAAACTTCCTTGGGATATGACTCTAGCGTACTCCCTAACCTATGGAAATACCGCTAGAGAAAATAAAATCATAGGAAACTCTATCATGATTTCCGCAAATATGGATATTACACCAAAATGGAAAGGTGGTATATCTACTGGATATGATTTTGTACAAAAGGGAGTTACTTTTACCCAACTTCGTTTTGAAAGAGATTTATTAAGCTGGAGAATGGATTTTAACTGGACTCCAATTGGCCCATACTCAAACTGGAACTTCTTTATCGGAATCAAATCTGGAGTTCTTAGTGACATCAAATGGAACAAAAGAAGCACTATCAACAGATAA